From Ficedula albicollis isolate OC2 chromosome 7, FicAlb1.5, whole genome shotgun sequence:
NNNNNNNNNNNNNNNNNNNNNNNNNNNNNNNNNNNNNNNNNNNNNNNNNNNNNNNNNNNNNNNNNNNNNNNNNNNNNNNNNNNNNNNNNNNNNNNNNNNNNNNNNNNNNNNNNNNNNNNNNNNNNNNNNNNNNNNNNNNNNNNNNNNNNNNNNNNNNNNNNNNNAAACGGGGGggggagagaaagggggaaGCCGCCCCCTGCCCAAGTGCTGCCCGCCGAAGGGGTTGGAGCGGTACGCACCCCACACCCCCAACACCACTGCATCCATGCTTTGGGGTCTGCCTCGCAGCGAGAGTGGATTCCGGGGTCACTGGGTTGCATCTCTTCCTCGTAGTACCACATGTAGGAGGGCAGCAGATGTGGTTTTGCACGATTCAGCCACTTCGGTCTTACCTGCCTTActgccagcaccccaaaaaacTCCAGGCCTTCCCCACTCTCCAGAGCTAAGGGCATACTTACTATCCAGCCCCCATCTTGTCTCTGAGGGGCAGAAAAAGACTGGCACCGAGCCTCTGCCATGGGCTACaaagctgtgtcccctcccaccATCACCACATTGCATCCCTGTGCCGCTTTTCTGGAGCGTAGGGGTCCCTCAAGCAGCTGGTGATGAGCAAATTCCACTGGAGTCCCCCTTGGATGCTGTGCTGacttgtctgtctgtctgtcccaggctgcctgTTTGACCGAAGGCTGTGCTCCCCACAGgaggtgtgtgtgcagggtAAGTGGCTcgcagggatgcagggatcccctctcccttcccaagTGTGTGTGAAGGGTGCAGGGCTGCCTTGCAGGGGAGCCTAGGGTGCAGTGCaggggggcagggcaggagaaaggtggggctgtgcctgcagatcCTCACTTCGAGGTGTTTGTTCAGCCGGTCCCGCTGTCTCCCTTCTCTTGCAGATGGGCTGTTTGGGCAGTGCCAGGTGGGCTCCGTGCAGGACAGACCCTACTTCCAGGTCACCTCTCCCGTGCTCCAGCGTCTGCAGGATGTCTTGCGGCATCTCATGGCACAAGGTGAACCGGGAAGCATGGGGGAAGTCgctgtgaccctgcagggagggggtgaCAGGTAGAATTGCCTAGTGGCTCTAGAATggtctgcagtgctgctggcccagAGGCCAGGTGGGCTAAGGAGGAGTGGGGTCAAACCCAGGCCATGGGACACAGGGTCAGAATATTAGGATGGCATCCCATGCACTCACACATGGTTCCCAGGCTGCCTCCACGTCTCACAGCCTCCTCCCATGGCAGGGCTCTCGTGGCAGGATGGCATCACCCAGTATGTGATCTCTCAGGAGATGGAGCGCATCCCCCGCCTCCGCCTGCCACCCTCGCTGGAGCCGGTGGCCAGGGACAGGTAGGACAGTGCCAGGAGAGCTCAGTGGAGCAGCAAGGGCTTTGTCCCTCAAACGGGGTTTAGGGGAGGGTCTTCCCCCTTTACCCAGGTGAGTTTTTATGCTGTTTGCCTTCGAGGTTCCTGCCTCTCCGCAGCGAGCACCGGCGAGCCCCGCTAGCCCCAGACCCTggtctgccagcagctcagcatttGGAGCagcccccacagctgctgctctcccctctgGTGCAGCGGTACCTGGAGCACGTCCTGCTGCCCGCCCCACCCCAGCTGGGGTACGAGGAGGCTCTGCTCAATCCCTACTCCTACCACAAGGTAAACTGGGGGCTGAGTGCCTTCTCCTGGCCAGAAAAGTAGAGattggcagggagctgctgcgCTCCCAGCACCtttctgctggtgctggggtaccccctgcctgcagcatggggtgacagggagctgtggggtttgaCATGTGTTTTGGTTGCAGTTCGGCTATCAGGATGGTGCTCACCAGCATCCCAGCGgctcagccaggcagagctctgagaCCTCCTCGCTGCTGGGCCgggtccctgcccagaccctTTTTGGGGCAGGCCCTGTGCCCTCCTATGGCGGGCAGCCAGGAGTGGATGGGGGGCATCTTTTCCAGGACTTGGGCATGCTTTCCCTGCCCAGAGAGAAGGCTGGCCGCCTAgaccctgccagccccaggcttCAGCACAGCTTGCGGCTCCCCAGTGACTACAGAAACatggaggagagggagcagcaagcacccctggctgcccagccaccctctgcaCAGACGGGTACCTTGTTCTCCAGCCAGGCACCAACCCTTGTCCCTATGCTGTACCCACAGCCATGAGTTCCTCGTGGCTCACACTTTCCCTCCTCTTTGGGTTTATGCCCCTGGGCAAAATATACCTGTAACCCCGCCTGCTCCATCTGCTTCATCCCTGGCCCCTGGTCCCCATGTGGATGCTGAGCATCCAACCTGATGCTACGTCCTCTTGCAGATGCTTCCCTGAAGAGACTGGCTTCTCTCCTGGCCAGCTATGGCCTGGGACTGCCAGAACTGAGTCCCCAGCAGATAAGCAGCCTATCCaccctcctccagctgctccagagctctggtgagctgggtgcagggatgggacaggcagggactggcagcagcaggtgctaGCATGCCCTGTTTCAGGGTAGGGAGTGTTGCCTTTTGGGGTGGATGCTGCAGGACCTCTGTCTCTCTCCTTTCCAGGTGTTGCTGGCCCTGAAGTGCCCACAGCAAAACGGGTGGGTTTGCAGCAGGGTGATGCTGGAGGAGGTGCCATGCCACAGGTGGGATGAGGGGGAGGAGACATTTCCCCAAGGCTCTCCTCAGAGATTCCAGCTTCTCCCTTTTTCTACCTTCAGGTGATGGAGGGGGACATGCAGCATGGAGAGGAGCCAGTGCCCCCTTCCTCCACAGTgccaccccccaaaatcccagccagcagctccccaggggaGAGAACGAAGAGCAGGGCAGCATCCTCACCAGCTCCCCGGgctgagccacagcagggacacagtgGGAATGCACTCAGCCCTGGAAAGCACATTGTGGTGGAGAAGAAGAGCTACAAAGAGATGAAGGACggtggggcacagcagggcatgCGGCCACTAGACGAGTATGGCTACATCATCACAGACCAGAAGTGAGAGCTGGGGGTCAGGCAAGGGGGTCTGCATGTGTGAAGGGTCTGTATCTCCCCACCAACAGCTGTCACAGCTTCACATCCTTGACCAAACCTGTTGGGTCTTTGATAGGTTTGGGTTTCTATAGGATCAACTCCCCTGATCCATTCTCTACCCACAGCTATTGTTCCACGCCAAAGccttcctttcccagcccacTCCAAGGCCGGAGCTCACTATTGCAGGATGGAAGGCTGggagtgtgtgtgcacactcCTGTGCAAGGGGGGTCAGCTCACCCTGCCACCACACATCCCAACACTCCGGCCCACCCTGACACTCCTGCTGCGTGCTTGGGACTCCCTGAGCCTGCCCGTCCCTGTTCCCTGAGTGTGGGGAGCACGGGACTGTCCCCTCgcccctgccaccccctcctCACGTGACACTGTCCCCACAGgcccctggggctggctgctggcgtgcggctgctggagctcctggcCAAGCACCTCCACCTCTCCACCGCCAGCTTCATCAACATCAGGTGAGGGGAGTGGGGCCatggggtgctgctgcctcagcatgGCCATGCTCAGCACTCCCAGgcaggggcacaggagggacTGGGCTGTGGTGAGGGTAGGGATTCTGCATTTCCACGTCTCACACTGTGTCCCCCCTCTCCCCGGCAGCGTTGTGGGTCCTGCTCTTACCTTCCGCATCCGACAGAACCCCCAGAACTTCTCACTGGCAGATGTGGCCAGCCAGACTGGTGAGTTGGGCAGTGTCCCCCATCTTATTCCTCTCTTCACCTCCCAGTTGTGGGGTGCCTCTTCCCAGGGACCAGGAGGAGAGGGTTCCTGCCATACATCCCTCTGCCTTTGGCTGAGCTGGGGAGCGGGTGGGCAGCTGTCAGAGCTGTCCCCTGGCTCTGTTTCTGGAGGGTCTTTCTGTGGAGGGGAAGCATGCCTGACCATCTCCTCCCTGTCCACAGAGCAAGTGaagggagagctggagcacGAGCTGGGCCTGAAGATTGTGCAAACGGGAGTGGGAGAGGTAGGAGTGAGCAAGGATTCTGTCCCTTGGGGCTGGGGTGGCCAGGGATAGGGGAGTGGGGATGCTGCCACTGGGTACAAGCCAGGAGCCCCCCGCCCTGGAGTACAAGGGTCTTTGTGagtgagctgtccctgcaggtctGTGGGGCAGCTTGTAACTACATCATCACAGACCAGAAGTGAGAGCTGGGGGTCAGGCAAGGGGGTCTGCATGTGTGAAGGGTCTGTATCTCCCCACCAACAGCTGTCACAGCTTCACATCCTTGACCGAACCTGTTGGGCCTTTGATAGGGTTGGGTTTCTGTAGGATCAACTCCCCTGATCCATTCTCTACCCACAGCTATTGTTCCACGCCAAAACCTGTTGGGTCTTTGATAGGTTTGGGTTTCTATAGGATCAACTCCCCTGATCCATTCTCTACCCACAGCTATTGTTCCACGCCAAAGccttcctttcccagcccacTCCAAGGCCGGAGCTCACTATTGCAGGATGGAAGGCTGggagtgtgtgtgcacactcCTGTGCAAGGGGGGTCAGCTCACCCTGCCACCACACATCCCAACACTCCGGCCCACCCTGACACTCCTGCTGCGTGCTTGGGACTCCCTGAGCCTGCCCGTCCCTGTTCCCTGAGTGTGGGGAGCACGGGACTGTCCCCTCgcccctgccaccccctcctCACGTGACACTGTCCCCACAGgcccctggggctggctgctggcgtgcggctgctggagctcctggcCAAGCACCTCCACCTCTCCACCGCCAGCTTCATCAACATCAGGTGAGGGGAGTGGGGCCatggggtgctgctgcctcagcatgGCCATGCTCAGCACTCCcaggcaggggcacagcagggactgggctgtGGTGAGGGTAGGGATTCTGCATTTCCACGTCTCACACTGTGTCCCCCCTCTCCCCGGCAGCGTTGTGGGTCCTGCTCTTACCTTCCGCATCCGACAGAACCCCCAGAACTTCTCACTGGCAGATGTGGCCAGCCAGACTGGTGAGTTGGGCAGTGTCCCCCATCTTATTCCTCTCTTCACCTCCCAGTTGTGGGGTGCCTCTTCCCAGGGACCAGGAGGAGAGGGTTCCTGCCATACATCCCTCTGCCTTTGGCTGAGCTGGGGAGCGGGTGGGCAGCTGTCAGAGCTGTCCCCTGGCTCTGTTTCTGGAGGGTCTTTCTGTGGAGGGGAAGCATGCCTGACCATCTCCTCCCTGTCCACAGAGCAAGTGaagggagagctggagcacGAGCTGGGCCTGAAGATTGTGCAAACGGGAGTGGGAGAGGTAGGAGTGAGCAAGGATTCTGTCCCTTGGGGCTGGGGTGGCCAGGGATAGGGGAGTGGGGATGCTGCCACTGGGTACAAGCCAGGAGCCCCCCGCCCTGGAGTACAAGGGTCTTTGTGagtgagctgtccctgcaggtctGTGGGGCAGCTTAAGAGCAGAGGAGACTGGGCAGTGTTTGGGATGCTGTGTTGGAGATGGAGGACTCGTGTTGTAGACTGCTCCAGTCCTGCCTGTCCATCACCCCCCTCCACTGCCTGGCAGCATgatcctgcccagggctcttggctctttcaaaacaaaagctcTACAGTGTTTGAAGGTGGTTTGAGAGGGACTCCCAGAGGCTTTTCTTCCCCCCAAGACTGGATGGCTGCGGGCTGTATCCCTCAAGGCTCATCCTCACCCTTGCCTCCATGCAGCCTGCCCACCCATCTCAGCTGTGGCCTGAGCACCTGAGCACTGAGATGTTCCCAGAGCACTCCACAAACCGTAGCTAGGCAAAATGCCATCATGTCCCCAGAGAATGGCAAAGCAACTGGAGGCAGAGATGGAACAGGAACCATCTGTTTGGAGAGGGGTTacccctccctgtgctcctctggggAGCCTAGAGGCAGAGATGGAACAGGAAGCATCTGTTTGGAGAGGAGTTacccctccctgtgctcctctggggAGCCACAGGAACAGTCTTCTGGGGCAGGACAGGAACAgtctcctggggcagggagcaggggttGGAGATAGGGACCAAGCCTGGCTCCGTGTTTGCAGcctgaggaggaaaaatggTATAGCATATCCcctgcccagtgtccccattTCTCACTTCTTGTCATGTGGCTGTAGTtgtgagcagggaggaaggaaggggaacTTTGGAGGAGGCCATGAAGAAGGGATGGCCTGACCACTGAGACAACCTGTCTCTATCAGCAATAGGCAGAGTGTCTGTGGCAATGCCTTTTGATGAGGCAGGTGGCAGGAACTGGGAGAGATGTCAGAGATGACAGAGATGGAGCTCAGAGGAAGCTGAGGCAGCTTTGCAAGCccccttctgcactgaccttgcCAGTTCTAACCAGCTTGTGCTTTTCCTTCATTCCCTCCTGGCTCTGAACTTGGTGGGACTGGTGCAATTTTTGAGGAAGACAGATGTAGGGAGGCAGGGAGACAGCAGGGCCTGGGCAGGCCTTGGAAGAGAAATCCCTTCTGCCCCCCCCGGCTCTGCTGAAcctccagaggctgcagggctgctcctgcttggGTGTCCCGGGGAtctgggaggtgctgggtgAATGGgtcccctggctgcagggctggctggacCCTGACAGCAGTTGGGTGCTGGGgggcaggtggcagcagggacacctcgGCTGGGGACATCCCCAGGCAATGATGATGATGTAGTTGATGATGGTGCAGTGTTCCCTCGGTAACCTCATCAGGCTCATAGCCAATGGGAGGCTGTGGCAATGAGGTAAtgcagggctctggcagctcaTTGGGCACAGGATATTTGAATTGGTGAtgccccagcatccctgtgctgctctagCTCGACCTAGGCAGTCATGGCATTGACAGGAAGGTCTTGTCCAGCAAGGCCTGAGCAACATCCTGTTCCAGCACGGGACTGGCATGTACTGGGGTGTCTCCCACAATCACAGGGAAGGAGCCCTAGAGAGACTACCTGCAAGGTGGCAGGGGCTGTTCTGTGTCCTAACTGTGGAGGGCAACAGGGAGGACTTGTCCCCTAGCTGCTACAGCTGGGATGGtaccagcagtgctggcatATTCCACACCCTGCCTCCCTCAATGttctgctgtggagcaggggaGAGCCAGCCTCAGTTGGGAAAGTTGCAGTTGCCTATCCTACACCATTAACTCCTTGGGCTGAATTCAGCCCTTGTTGATCTCCAGCTGTGCAGAAGGAGGTCATGGAACCAAAGTTCTAGGGGGCACTGCCTGTCTCGTAGAAGGGCAGTCCAGGCTGGGTatgcctcagcagcagccctgagagctgGATGCAGGGAAGGAGTAAATCACTGCCGTCTGGGCCTGGCcaagctcctccagctccagggacaccATGGTAGCAGTGCCCCACATGAAATGTAGGTGGGTGCACTCTGCCTCACCCCAGTgacaccagccctgccccagccgAGGGTGCCGACAGAATCAGCACCctcaggaaggagaaagaggagccCTCGCTCTGTTTTAACCCCCAGCaaccccaaaatgcagcagaatAGGATCTCTGTCCCCCCAGCGCGCTGCTAGCTAACCCTTACTTGGCTCGCTCCCCAGCGAAACGAGGCTGCTGCCTACTCGCGCCCATCGCGCTTCGGCTACGGCTTCCACGCGGTGCTGCTGACCTTCATCGCGCTGGCCTGCCTGGCGGTCGTTGCCATCGCCGTGTCGGCCGCCTTCTGCCTCCGGCGCCACGCCAGGCAGCGCGAGAAGGAGcgcctggctgccctggggccgGAGGGTGCTGCTGACACCACCTTGGAGTACCAGGTAGGGATGGGGGATGCGGGACCCCGCGGGCCGCGTCACCGCCGCCTGTCAGCGTCGCTCGGGGCGCGCGGAGCTGCCCTGCGGCAGCGCTGCGGCCAAGGGACAGACAGGGCTCTCGCTGGgcttccccaggagctgtgccgCCAGCACATGGCTGCCAAGTCTCTCTTCGGTCGCGCTGAGGCAGCGGCAGCGCCAGCGGAGACTTCGAGGGTCAGCAGCGTCTCGTCCCAGTTCAGCGACGCGccgcagcccagccccagctcccacagcagcacgCCCTCCTGGTGCGAGGAGCCCGTCCAGTCCAACATGGACATCTCCACCGGACACATGATCCTGGTcagccagcctgcagggctgccagccccctccccagccctgcgTCCGCCCCTCTGCCGCTCGGCTgactcctgcccctctgccccaggcctACATGGAGGACCACCTGCGCAACCGGGACCGGCTGGGCAAGGGGTcagccagcctgcagggctgccagccccctccccagccctgcgTCCGCCCCTCTGCCGCTCGGCTgactcctgcccctctgccccaggcctACATGGAGGACCACCTGCGCAACCGGGACCGGCTGGCCAAGGAGTGGCAGGCGCTCTGTGCCTACcaagctgagcccagcagctgctccatcgCCCAGAGCGAAGCCAACCTGAAGAAGAACCGCAATCCCGACTATGTGCCCTGTGAGCATCCCAgtctccctgccccagggaccgGCAGAGCAGGGTGTGGGCCAGGAGGACCCTCAGGGCCGTGGCTCCTTGCAGCATtagtgtgcctgcagctcctctaGCCACTCACCAAGCCTCCTGGCCTGTTCCCCCAGATGATCATGTGCGGATCAAGCTGAAAGCCGAGAGCAACCCATCCCGCAGTGACTTCATCAATGCCAGTCCAATCGTGAGTGATCACTgggggctcctgccctgccaccctGCTCCTTGATGTGCCCAGGGTTTCACTCTGGGATAGAGCTGGGCTGAAGTTACATCCCTGAGGGCTATAGATATGAGCTTTGTGCCTGTCCCATTGCTCAAACAATTgttaaatcacattttcctcCTGGTTGGGGCACCTGAATCTCCCTTCCCAACATTCCTATCACCCCTGGGGTATCCTCCTACTCCTTCAAGTGTCAGCAACCCCTGGCCGATGAGCGCCAAGTCCGATACCTCCTTTCCTGCTCCAGATTGAGCATGACCCACGGATGCCAGCGTACATTGCCACACAGGGGCCGCTGTCCCACACTATTGCTGACTTCTGGCAGGTGAGTGTCAcgcagcagtgccagcccatTGAGGTCCCTTTGTGTGCTGCCCAAAAAATGGGTCACAGGGGCTGGCCTGCCCTCCCACCCGGGCTGTCCCTCAGCAGTGAAACTCCCCTTGCCTTGCCCACAGATGGTGTGGGAACATGGCTGCACTGTCATTGTCATGCTGAGCCCCCTGGCCGAGGACAGTGTCAAGCAGTGTGACCGCTACTGGCCGGATGAAGGCTCCTCTCTTTACCACATTTATGAGGCAAGTGTGGCAGATGGCCTGCGGCATGGAGCAGGCTGTTCATGTCCCCCCTGAGTGCAGCTCCATgtccagcccctgtccccctgcatGCAGCCCCCTTGCCTGGCACTGATGCCCACGGTCTGCCTCACTTGGGCAGGTGAACCTGGTGTCAGAGCACATCTGGTGTGAGGATTTCCTGGTGCGCAGCTTCTACCTGAAAAATGTGCAGTCACAGGAGACCCGCACCCTGACGCAGTTCCACTTCCTCAGCTGGCCGGCCGAGGGCATCCCCACCACCACCCGGCCCCTCCTTGACTTCCGCAGGTGAGCACCCACCTGGCACTGTGCCAGCCCTTGGGGAGCCAGCAGTGATCCCAAACGCAGGCCACTGATGGGCGAGGACATCGCTGCCACGATGATGAGGGTCGGGGCCGTGGCATGGACCAGGTGCAAGGGCTAGGAGCTGCCATGGATGGGAGGGAGCAGAAAAAACAGGTTTTGGCCAACTTGGGATGAGGCTCAACAGGGTTTGGTGGGCAAGAAACCTCTGGCTGAGATTGCCAGGGCTCTCCAGCCCTCACAGTGAGGGTGGGAAAGTGCTCTTCCCCAGAGCTGGCATGGAGGGCAGCACTGACTGGTG
This genomic window contains:
- the PTPRN gene encoding receptor-type tyrosine-protein phosphatase-like N, which translates into the protein MAQGLSWQDGITQYVISQEMERIPRLRLPPSLEPVARDRFLPLRSEHRRAPLAPDPGLPAAQHLEQPPQLLLSPLVQRYLEHVLLPAPPQLGYEEALLNPYSYHKFGYQDGAHQHPSGSARQSSETSSLLGRVPAQTLFGAGPVPSYGGQPGVDGGHLFQDLGMLSLPREKAGRLDPASPRLQHSLRLPSDYRNMEEREQQAPLAAQPPSAQTDASLKRLASLLASYGLGLPELSPQQISSLSTLLQLLQSSGVAGPEVPTAKRVMEGDMQHGEEPVPPSSTVPPPKIPASSSPGERTKSRAASSPAPRAEPQQGHSGNALSPGKHIVVEKKSYKEMKDGGAQQGMRPLDEYGYIITDQKPLGLAAGVRLLELLAKHLHLSTASFINISVVGPALTFRIRQNPQNFSLADVASQTEQVKGELEHELGLKIVQTGVGERNEAAAYSRPSRFGYGFHAVLLTFIALACLAVVAIAVSAAFCLRRHARQREKERLAALGPEGAADTTLEYQELCRQHMAAKSLFGRAEAAAAPAETSRVSSVSSQFSDAPQPSPSSHSSTPSWCEEPVQSNMDISTGHMILAYMEDHLRNRDRLAKEWQALCAYQAEPSSCSIAQSEANLKKNRNPDYVPYDHVRIKLKAESNPSRSDFINASPIIEHDPRMPAYIATQGPLSHTIADFWQMVWEHGCTVIVMLSPLAEDSVKQCDRYWPDEGSSLYHIYEVNLVSEHIWCEDFLVRSFYLKNVQSQETRTLTQFHFLSWPAEGIPTTTRPLLDFRRKVNKCYRGRSCPIIVHCSDGAGRTGTYILVDMVLNRMAKGVKEIDIAATLEHIRDQRPAMVQTKDQFEFALTAVAEEVNAILKALPQ